From the genome of Capricornis sumatraensis isolate serow.1 chromosome 17, serow.2, whole genome shotgun sequence, one region includes:
- the PRSS48 gene encoding LOW QUALITY PROTEIN: serine protease 48 (The sequence of the model RefSeq protein was modified relative to this genomic sequence to represent the inferred CDS: deleted 2 bases in 1 codon), giving the protein MGPVGCVFLLSLLLGSFLSSFQKKTLQSVCGRPVYSGRVVGGQDAAAMRWPWQVSLKLFSSHVCGGSLLSDRWIVTAAHCFQTTRIPFLYTVWLGSVDMDSLDEGVIHRVSRIVVHPTYSNVSGDIALLRLFSRVTYSSSILPICLSNVKKKRLIIPDSCWVTGWGKLKEEDADYPTMLQEAEVPIIKRQKCENIYNPLGSFLPQIQPVIEETMICAGDLNKGKDTCQGDSGGPLACHIDGIWILIGLSSWGTGCGTSFPGVYTNVTYYQKWIMSVISRAEVLGANNLHLSDFLLSIVLLSLALLGPSCAFGSNILRRVGSVADAADQGHG; this is encoded by the exons ATGGGTCCTGTGGGCTGTGTCTTCCTGCTGTCCCTTCTGCTGG GGTCTTTCCTATCCTCTTTCCAAAAGAAAACCCTCCAGTCAG tGTGTGGACGCCCTGTATACTCAGGCCGTGTTGTGGGCGGCCAGGATGCTGCTGCCATGCGCTGGCCTTGGCAGGTCAGCCTGAAGCTCTTCAGCTCCCACGTCTGTGGGGGCTCCCTCCTCAGTGACAGGTGGATAGTCACTGCAGCACACTGCTTCCAAAC GACAAGGATTCCTTTCTTATACACTGTGTGGCTGGGGTCAGTTGATATGGACAGCCTAGATGAAGGCGTGATACATCGTGTGAGCCGAATTGTCGTCCATCCCACATACAGTAATGTCAGTGGAGACATTGCCCTGTTGAGGCTGTTCTCTAGAGTCACCTACAGCTCTTCCATCCTGCCCATTTGCTTGTCCAACGTCAAAAAGAAGCGGTTGATAATTCCAGACTCTTGCTGGGTGACTGGATGGGGAAAACTGAAAGAAGAAG ATGCTGATTACCCTACCATGCTCCAGGAAGCGGAAGTACCCATCATTAAACGCCAGAAATGTGAAAACATCTACAACCCACTGGGCTCCTTCTTGCCGCAAATACAGCCAGTCATCGAGGAAACCATGATTTGTGCCGGTGATCTTAACAAAGGGAAGGATACCTGCCAG GGTGATTCTGGAGGGCCTCTGGCATGTCATATTGATGGTATATGGATCCTGATTGGATTGTCAAGCTGGGGAACAGGATGTGGTACTTCTTTCCCTGGAGTCTACACCAATGTGACCTACTACCAAAAATGGATTATGTCTGTTATCTCAAGAGCTGAGGTCTTGGGTGCCAACAACCTGCACTTATCTGACTTCTTATTGTCTATTGTGCTGCTTTCTCTGGCTCTACTGGGACCCTCCTGTGCCTTTGGGTCTAACATTTTA AGGAGAGTAGGAAGTGTAGCTGACGCAGCTGACCAAGGACATGGCTAG